From Nitratidesulfovibrio vulgaris str. Hildenborough, a single genomic window includes:
- a CDS encoding amino acid ABC transporter permease — protein sequence MIRYWLDKTWVQYLVLCSITLLAVYYWGWVFDFGYQFQWDILFTRNTTYGTHLGLEILKGLGVTVRISLISSALALGLGTVLGIARLSLFAPLRLTATAVVEFFRNTPLLVQLFFWYFAFPAILPENIRELLFTGNFEFWCATIGLSVYTSAFMAEVIRAGLQSIPKGLLEAAYSSGLNYVQVLRTIILPMAFRAIIPPLGSEFLNNMKNSSLAMVVGVAELTWQSQQVESLTFKGFEATSAATVLYLSLSLLISFILNGVNGKMRLDTAPKRSLSVMFVDAVLLPVSLIRRVFVRPIGRALRRRRRAATSATYSPAMATMRVAMQMAGKGASLLCKGAFILALGGLLFVTARGLYNFNWGVIADNLRTLLIWHFPNGQSDELFMGLGGLAYSLLMAVIAISVSFFIGLVVGIGRTSDNRICRIPCLLYIELIRGNPLIIVIFWIYFFIPVLFNTFFNVFWSATIALTLFTGAYLAEIVRAGIQNIPAGQVEAAYSTGLTFVQTMRRIILPQALKQMIPAIVGQFIAIFKDTSLAFVLGVLELTFVAQGINNRLMVYPMEIYGTVAFLYFICCWSMSVYAARLERRLSPEKINLRM from the coding sequence ATGATCCGATACTGGCTGGACAAGACATGGGTACAGTACCTCGTACTGTGTTCCATCACCCTGCTCGCCGTCTACTACTGGGGCTGGGTCTTCGATTTCGGCTACCAGTTCCAGTGGGATATCCTCTTCACCCGGAACACCACCTACGGTACGCATCTCGGTCTCGAGATTCTCAAGGGGCTTGGTGTCACGGTCCGTATCTCGCTCATCAGTTCCGCACTGGCCCTCGGCCTTGGCACCGTTCTCGGCATAGCGCGCCTGTCGCTCTTTGCACCGCTGCGCCTCACCGCCACCGCCGTCGTGGAGTTCTTCCGCAACACGCCGCTGCTGGTGCAGCTGTTCTTCTGGTATTTCGCCTTTCCGGCCATACTCCCGGAAAACATCCGCGAACTGCTCTTCACCGGCAACTTCGAATTCTGGTGCGCCACCATCGGGCTTTCGGTGTACACCAGCGCGTTCATGGCGGAAGTCATCCGCGCCGGTCTCCAGTCCATCCCGAAGGGGCTGCTTGAAGCCGCCTACTCGTCGGGGCTCAACTACGTGCAGGTGCTGCGCACCATCATCCTGCCCATGGCCTTCAGGGCCATCATCCCGCCGCTGGGCAGCGAGTTCCTCAACAACATGAAGAACTCGTCGCTGGCCATGGTCGTGGGTGTGGCCGAACTCACATGGCAGTCGCAACAGGTCGAATCGCTCACCTTCAAGGGTTTCGAGGCGACATCCGCCGCCACCGTCCTCTATCTCTCGCTGTCGCTGCTCATCTCGTTCATCCTCAACGGCGTCAACGGCAAGATGCGTCTCGACACCGCTCCCAAGCGGTCGCTATCCGTCATGTTCGTGGACGCCGTGCTGCTGCCCGTCAGCCTCATCCGGCGCGTGTTCGTGCGCCCCATCGGACGCGCCCTGCGCCGCAGACGCCGCGCAGCGACGAGCGCGACCTATTCACCCGCCATGGCGACCATGCGTGTCGCCATGCAGATGGCGGGCAAGGGTGCCAGCCTTCTGTGCAAGGGAGCATTCATCCTCGCGCTGGGCGGGCTTCTCTTCGTCACGGCGCGGGGACTCTACAACTTCAACTGGGGCGTCATCGCCGACAACCTGCGTACGCTGCTCATATGGCACTTCCCCAACGGGCAGTCCGATGAACTCTTCATGGGGCTTGGCGGCCTTGCCTATTCGCTGCTCATGGCGGTCATCGCCATCAGCGTGAGTTTCTTCATCGGTCTCGTCGTGGGCATCGGCCGCACATCAGACAACCGCATCTGCCGCATCCCCTGCCTGCTGTATATCGAGCTGATACGCGGCAACCCGCTTATCATCGTCATCTTCTGGATCTATTTCTTCATTCCCGTGCTGTTCAACACGTTCTTCAACGTGTTCTGGTCGGCGACCATCGCCCTGACACTGTTCACGGGTGCCTACCTTGCCGAAATCGTGCGGGCTGGCATCCAGAACATTCCTGCGGGACAGGTCGAGGCGGCGTACTCGACCGGACTCACCTTCGTTCAGACCATGCGGCGCATCATCCTGCCGCAGGCGCTCAAGCAGATGATTCCCGCCATCGTGGGGCAGTTCATCGCCATCTTCAAGGACACCTCGCTGGCGTTCGTGCTGGGCGTGCTTGAACTCACCTTCGTGGCGCAGGGCATCAACAACCGCCTCATGGTCTACCCCATGGAAATCTACGGCACCGTCGCCTTCCTGTACTTCATCTGCTGCTGGTCGATGTCGGTCTACGCCGCCCGCCTTGAACGCAGGCTTTCGCCGGAGAAGATCAATCTCCGCATGTGA
- a CDS encoding transporter substrate-binding domain-containing protein, with amino-acid sequence MRLGKIIALAAAFLVFTGSAALAGPAYDNVMKDKKIRVGLMTDSIPGGFYNEKGEWGGFDYDIATEIAKRMGVDIERVQVNNKTRIAYVQQGRVDISVSNMTHTRERDKSVDFSITYFFDGQKVLAKKGQFKSVKDMVGKKIATMQGTTSEVNVKRALKEAGDPNPDQSVISFQKESECFQALQMGRVAGWSTDASILVGYSAKEPGKFELVGNFLAEEPYGIAMPQDDSALRDAVNAALQDMWKDGTYKTIYNKWYGPGTPFEMPLAGQIEMWP; translated from the coding sequence ATGCGTCTTGGAAAGATCATCGCCCTTGCCGCGGCCTTTCTGGTCTTCACCGGCTCTGCGGCCCTTGCCGGCCCCGCCTATGACAACGTGATGAAGGACAAGAAGATCCGCGTCGGCCTCATGACCGACTCCATCCCCGGCGGCTTCTACAACGAGAAGGGCGAATGGGGCGGCTTCGACTACGACATCGCCACCGAAATCGCCAAGCGCATGGGCGTGGACATCGAGCGTGTGCAGGTCAACAACAAGACCCGCATCGCCTACGTCCAGCAGGGCCGCGTCGACATCTCCGTGTCGAACATGACCCACACCCGTGAACGCGACAAGTCGGTCGACTTCTCCATCACCTACTTCTTCGACGGTCAGAAGGTCCTCGCCAAGAAGGGCCAGTTCAAGTCCGTGAAGGACATGGTGGGCAAGAAGATCGCCACCATGCAGGGCACCACGTCCGAAGTGAACGTGAAGCGCGCCCTCAAGGAAGCCGGTGACCCCAACCCCGACCAGAGCGTCATCTCCTTCCAGAAGGAGTCCGAGTGCTTCCAGGCTCTGCAGATGGGTCGCGTGGCCGGCTGGTCGACCGACGCCTCCATCCTCGTGGGCTACTCCGCGAAGGAACCCGGCAAGTTCGAACTGGTGGGCAACTTCCTCGCCGAAGAGCCCTACGGCATCGCCATGCCGCAGGACGACTCCGCCCTGCGTGACGCCGTGAACGCCGCCCTGCAGGACATGTGGAAGGACGGCACCTACAAGACCATCTACAACAAGTGGTACGGCCCCGGCACTCCCTTCGAAATGCCCCTCGCCGGTCAGATCGAAATGTGGCCCTAA